A window of the Odocoileus virginianus isolate 20LAN1187 ecotype Illinois chromosome 20, Ovbor_1.2, whole genome shotgun sequence genome harbors these coding sequences:
- the LOC139030036 gene encoding large ribosomal subunit protein uL23, with protein sequence MKMAPKAKKEAPAPPKAEAKAKALKAKKAVLKGVHSHKKKKIRTSPTFRRPKTLRLRRQPKYPRKSAPRRNKLDHYAIIKFPLTTESAMKKIEDNNTLVFIVDVKANKHQIKQAVKKLYDIDVAKVNTLIRPDGEKKAYVRLAPDYDALDVANKIGII encoded by the coding sequence atgaagatgGCGCCGAAGGCGAAGAAggaagcccctgcccctcctAAAGCTGAAGCCAAAGCAAAGGCTTTGAAGGCCAAGAAAGCAGTGTTGAAAGGTGTCCACagccacaagaaaaagaagatccgGACGTCACCCACCTTCCGGCGGCCCAAAACACTGCGGCTCAGGAGGCAGCCCAAATATCCTCGGAAGAGCGCCCCTAGGAGAAACAAACTTGACCACTATGCCATCATCAAATTCCCCCTCACCACCGAGTCAGccatgaagaaaatagaagacaacAACACACTGGTATTCATTGTGGATGTCAAGGCCAATAAGCACCAAATTAAACAGGCTGTGAAGAAGCTCTATGACATTGACGTGGCTAAGGTCAATACTCTGATAAGGCCTGATGGAGAGAAGAAGGCATATGTTCGACTGGCTCCTGACTATGATGCTTTGGATGTTGCCAACAAAATTGGGATCATCTAA